In Corynebacterium frankenforstense DSM 45800, the DNA window CGCAGGCGCCTCTTCGAGATCGCCGACCTGTCGAGGAACTGGAGTGTGGCGGCAGGCGACCCCGACCGGTGGGCGGTGGCGTACTCGGGCGGGGAGAAGAGCAACGAGACCTACGCGCGCTTCCGCCGCGACATCGCCTGGGCGCAGGCCAACCCGCAGGTGCTCGACACCTTCCGGGGACTGACCGTGACGGTGAACCCGTGGGCCGACTACGAGCGCCGGCCCGCGCACTACCAGGGGCTGCTCGCCGACCTGCTGGGCAACCAGAAGACCGGCGGCGAGGACCTCGACGCCGACACGCTCGCCGCGATTCGCGCGCTGCGCCTCGACCGCACCTTCCTGAACCCCGACCTGCACCTGCGCGGCTACCAGTCCTTCGGCGCGCGCTTCGCGGTGGTGCAGAAGAAGACCGTCCTCGGCGACGAGATGGGCCTGGGCAAGACGGTCCAGGCGATTGCCGCGGCGGCGCACGTGGCCGCCGTCGACGGGGTGGCGCGCACCCGCGTGCTCGTCGTCTGCCCGGCCTCCGTGGTGGTCAACTGGGAGCGCGAGATCAAGAACTTCACCGACGGGCTGCCCGTCTTCCGCGCCCACGGCGCGGTCAAGGAGGACCTCGTGGACGCCTGGCGCAGCGAGGGCGGGTTCTGCGTGGTGACTTACGACGGCGCGCGCACCATGGCCTCGCGGCTCGGCGCGCCGGAGTTCGTGGTCGTCGACGAGGCGCACATGATCAAGAACCCGCGGGCGCAGCGCTCCCGGGCGGTCGCGCGCCTGGTGGACACGGCGGCGCACGCGCTGCTGATGACGGGCACCCCGCTGGAGAACGCCGTGGAGGACTTCGAGAACCTCGTCGGCTACATCGCCCCGGAGCTCGACGTGGCGGACCTCTCCGCCCGCGAGTTCCGGCGCCGTATCGCGCCGGTGTACCTGCGGCGCAACCAGGACGACGTGCTCGACGAGCTGCCGCAGAAGACCGAGACGATCGACTGGATCGACCTCAACGACGAAGACCGCCGGCACTACCTCGAGGCCGTGCGCGAGGGCGGCTGGATGGCCATGCGGCGCGCGCCCATGACCACGCCCGTGGGCGTGCCGGCGAAGTTGGAGCGTCTGCGCGAGATCGTCGACGAGGCCGCCGAGGCCGGGCGCAAGGTGCTCATCTTCTCGTTCTTCCTCGACGTGCTGGGCCGGCTGGAGGAGGAGCTCGGTAAGACTGTCGTGGGCACGGTGGACGGCTCGGTGGTCGCGGCGAAGCGGCAGGACCTCGTCGACCAGTTCGCCGCCGTGGACGGGCCCGCGGTGCTGCTCGCCCAGATCACCGCCGCGGGTGCGGGGCTGAACATCCAGGCCGCCAGCGTGGTCATCCTCGTCGAGCCTCAGGTCAAGCCCTCCATCGAGGCGCAGGCGATCGCACGCGCCCACCGCATGGGGCAGACGTCCACGGTGCTGGTGCACCGGCTGGTCGCCGACGACACCGCCGACGAGCGGCTCCTGGAGATCTTGGGGCAGAAGACCAAGGTCTTCGACGCCTACGCC includes these proteins:
- a CDS encoding DEAD/DEAH box helicase, with the translated sequence MSQRTFTSVELQTLLGRADEVTAVARESREAAEWLAGWVSSPRAADLNSAYLRDSDTGEWICFLTPWALTWPDGFYAVQEANADPGLAEALLALIDDAGEVPELRKRAKKAAPGFFGRLFGGGRVDAAREAAAELESVLGGIDSSGALVRAREALDRMHTATELQREGVHLFPGSHGTPNRYLKAAREAVKDALNGHFGTSGPVGLDPFDPGPVAAVLERARAARDDPFSEATLRTQLERILAERGRVEAEQLLDGMPLETLREVTADRLRISGLPEAGVKTVGDVRRAHAGQLRQIPGIGQRSADRLKAAAETLFSEAAAEPRRDIGTERTRYAVQLVNVLARYDALPDLDEEQQARRRRLFEIADLSRNWSVAAGDPDRWAVAYSGGEKSNETYARFRRDIAWAQANPQVLDTFRGLTVTVNPWADYERRPAHYQGLLADLLGNQKTGGEDLDADTLAAIRALRLDRTFLNPDLHLRGYQSFGARFAVVQKKTVLGDEMGLGKTVQAIAAAAHVAAVDGVARTRVLVVCPASVVVNWEREIKNFTDGLPVFRAHGAVKEDLVDAWRSEGGFCVVTYDGARTMASRLGAPEFVVVDEAHMIKNPRAQRSRAVARLVDTAAHALLMTGTPLENAVEDFENLVGYIAPELDVADLSAREFRRRIAPVYLRRNQDDVLDELPQKTETIDWIDLNDEDRRHYLEAVREGGWMAMRRAPMTTPVGVPAKLERLREIVDEAAEAGRKVLIFSFFLDVLGRLEEELGKTVVGTVDGSVVAAKRQDLVDQFAAVDGPAVLLAQITAAGAGLNIQAASVVILVEPQVKPSIEAQAIARAHRMGQTSTVLVHRLVADDTADERLLEILGQKTKVFDAYARESESARVHDAVDVSESQLAEEIIAAERKRWNVGGEAEGDAGDTRESKGDTGGEA